The DNA sequence CGGCTCTCCCGCGTACCGCGGTAGAGCTTGGCAGGATCGTTGGGATCGCCCGCGATCATGACATGGTCTTCGTGAACCTCGACCAGCCGCCCGACGAAGGGGAAATCGGCCAGGCTGCCGGTAACGCGGTAACTCACCGTATCGCCGACCTTGAATGTCTTCTCATCGAAGTTGAACTCGAACGGGCAGGCCTCGTTCGCTTCACCCATGCCTTGCATCTGAACTCTCCTTCAGTCGGGAAATAGGGGCACGGCAGCCCGAGGGCAATGCAAAGGGCCGCCGGATCGCTCCGACGGCCCCTGTCCGGCAATCTGCCTGCGTCAGTCCGCCTTTTCGGCGGTGCGGGCCTTCGAAATGATGCCGCTGATCTCGTCGATCAAGGCAAGCCGCTTCTTCTTCAGCGTCTCGGTATATTCGTCGGAAGGCGTTTCGATCTCTGCCTCAATGCGGTGAATCTCGCCGTTCACATCATGATAGCGATCCGCCAGGGTAACGAAGTGCGGATTGCTCAGCTTGAGTTCGTGCAGAAGCGCGCGATCGTTGTGGAATTCATCAGCCAGTTCATGCGGCGTATGGGACATTCAAGGTTCCTTCCTTTTGTTGTTGTCCGCATCATCGCCGCCACTGCGAATGGCGCATTGCTTTAGGTCAAACTCGCGCAAATCCCCATGCAAAAGGGCCGCCGGATCGCTCCGGCGGCCCCTTGCTCCTGTCCGCGGGGGGACAGATCAGCCGACGATTTCTTCCGGCTTGAAGAAGAAGGCGATTTCGATCGCAGCGTTCTCGTCCGAGTCCGAACCGTGGACGGTATTTTCACCGATCGACAGGGCGTGCGTCTTGCGGATGGTGCCTTCGGCGGCATCGGCCGGATTGGTGGCCCCCATGATTTCGCGGTTGCGGGCAACCGCGTCTTCACCTTCAAGAACCTGGACGACGACCGGTTCGCTCATCATGAATTCGCACAGTTCGCCGAAGAAGGGGCGTTCCTTGTGCACCGCATAGAAGCCCTCGGCCTGTTCACGGGTCATGTGGATGCGCTTCGAAGCGACGACGCGCAGGCCGGCTTCTTCAAGCATCTTGGTGACCGCGCCGGTCAGGTTGCGGCGGGTTGCGTCGGGCTTGATGATCGAGAAGGTGCGGGTAACCGCCATGGTCTTGTCCTTGAATGGTAAGGTGGGGGAAATTGCTGGCGCGCCCCTAGCCGGGATTATGCTGCGCTGCAAGATCGCGCGTCAGCCGGTCTTTTCCCAGCGGCCGCTGGCTTGCGAATAGTAATTGCGCTCAACGCCCACGCGCTCGCGCAGCCGGCGCCAAAGGCCCCGTGCATCGTCGATGGTCCTGCCATCGAAAAACAGCAGGACGCGGTCGAAGCCATCGGCCTCGCGCCACTTGCCGTCCGCCAGCGCCAGGATCTTCGCCCCGTTGGCCGCTTCGAGCGCCGGCGAGAGGAGCACCGGCTGGCGGTCTTCATGGCCCGCCCCTGTCTTGCCGTTGGCCAGAAAAGCCTCGCGCGTGGACCACAGCGCCTCGCTCACCCGATCGAGCAGGCCATCGTCATCGGCAACCACCAGCATCCGCTGACCACCGGCCAGCGCCTTCGCAGCAATGGCCGCGATCGCCTGTTCGGCCGGATCGCGGCTCAACTGGTAGAAATCGACTCGCATCAGCTCTCCAGGCTGTCGCGCACGAAGCGGTCAAG is a window from the Novosphingobium sp. TH158 genome containing:
- a CDS encoding YdcH family protein, which translates into the protein MSHTPHELADEFHNDRALLHELKLSNPHFVTLADRYHDVNGEIHRIEAEIETPSDEYTETLKKKRLALIDEISGIISKARTAEKAD
- the ndk gene encoding nucleoside-diphosphate kinase, which gives rise to MAVTRTFSIIKPDATRRNLTGAVTKMLEEAGLRVVASKRIHMTREQAEGFYAVHKERPFFGELCEFMMSEPVVVQVLEGEDAVARNREIMGATNPADAAEGTIRKTHALSIGENTVHGSDSDENAAIEIAFFFKPEEIVG
- a CDS encoding DNA polymerase III subunit chi; its protein translation is MRVDFYQLSRDPAEQAIAAIAAKALAGGQRMLVVADDDGLLDRVSEALWSTREAFLANGKTGAGHEDRQPVLLSPALEAANGAKILALADGKWREADGFDRVLLFFDGRTIDDARGLWRRLRERVGVERNYYSQASGRWEKTG